A DNA window from Streptomyces asoensis contains the following coding sequences:
- a CDS encoding multifunctional oxoglutarate decarboxylase/oxoglutarate dehydrogenase thiamine pyrophosphate-binding subunit/dihydrolipoyllysine-residue succinyltransferase subunit: MSPQSPSNASSISTDADQAGKNPAAAFGPNEWLVDEIYQQYLQDPNSVDRAWWDFFADYKPGAATPPAPAGTAAAGAAATTTPPAPAAPAQAAPAAPAPAPAPAAAPKPAAAAPAAPAPAKAAPAAKPAAAKPAPAAAAAAPADGPEFVTLRGPAAAVAKNMNASLELPTATSVRAVPVKLLFDNRIVINNHLKRARGGKISFTHLIGFAMVQAIKAMPSMNWHYAEKDGKPTLVKPPHVNFGLAIDLVKPNGDRQLVVAGIKKAETLNFFEFWQAYEDIVRRARDGKLTMDDFTGVTVSLTNPGGLGTVHSVPRLMPGQSVIMGVGSMDYPAEFQGTSQDTLNKLGISKVMTLTSTYDHRVIQGAASGEFLRVVANALLGENGFYDEIFEALRIPYEPVRWLKDIDASHDDDVTKAARVFELIHSYRVRGHVMADTDPLEYRQRKHPDLDITEHGLTLWDLEREFAVGGFAGKSLMKLRDILGVLRDSYCRTTGVEFMHIQDPKQRRWIQDRIERAHSKPEREEQLRILRRLNAAEAFETFLQTKYVGQKRFSLEGGESVIPLLDAVIDSAAESRLDEVVIGMAHRGRLNVLANIVGKSYAQIFREFEGNLDPKSMHGSGDVKYHLGAEGTFTGLDGEQIKVSLAANPSHLETVDPVIEGIARAKQDIINKGGTDFTVLPVALHGDAAFAGQGVVAETLNMSQLRGYRTGGTVHIVINNQVGFTAAPESSRSSMYATDVARMIEAPIFHVNGDDPEAVVRVARLAFEFRQAFNKDVVIDLICYRRRGHNESDNPAFTQPLMYDLIDKKRSVRKLYTESLIGRGDITLEEAEQALQDYQGQLEKVFTEVREAVTAQPSSGPESDPQAEFPVAVNTAISTETVKRIAESQVNIPDYFHVHPRLLPQLQRRATMVEDGTIDWGMGETLAVGSLLLEGTPVRLSGQDSQRGTFGQRHAVLIDRETGEEHTPLQYLAEEQARYNVYNSLLSEYAVMGFEYGYSLARPDALVMWEAQFGDFVNGAQTVVDEYISAAEQKWGQTSGVTLLLPHGYEGQGPDHSSARVERFLQLCAQNNMTVAMPTLPSNYFHLLRWQVHNPHHKPLVVFTPKSMLRLKAAASKAEEFTSGQFRPVIGDTSVEPNAVKKVVFCAGKVYYDLEAERQKRGITDTAIIRLERLYPLPGAEVQAEVNKYPNAEKYLWVQEEPANQGAWPFIALNLIDHLDLAVGADIPHGERLRRISRPHGSSPAVGSAKRHQAEQEQLVREVFEA, translated from the coding sequence GTGTCGCCACAGTCCCCCAGTAACGCATCGAGCATCTCGACCGACGCAGACCAAGCGGGCAAGAATCCCGCTGCCGCGTTCGGGCCGAACGAGTGGCTCGTCGACGAGATCTATCAGCAGTACCTCCAGGACCCGAACTCGGTAGACCGTGCCTGGTGGGACTTCTTCGCCGACTACAAGCCGGGGGCGGCCACTCCCCCGGCTCCGGCGGGTACTGCGGCCGCGGGGGCCGCAGCGACCACCACTCCCCCGGCACCCGCCGCTCCGGCCCAGGCGGCACCCGCCGCCCCGGCTCCGGCCCCCGCGCCGGCCGCCGCCCCCAAGCCCGCGGCCGCCGCGCCCGCCGCCCCGGCTCCGGCCAAGGCGGCCCCCGCGGCCAAGCCGGCCGCCGCGAAGCCCGCGCCCGCCGCGGCTGCGGCCGCGCCCGCGGACGGTCCCGAGTTCGTGACGCTGCGCGGCCCGGCCGCCGCGGTCGCCAAGAACATGAACGCCTCGCTGGAGCTGCCCACGGCCACGTCCGTGCGCGCCGTCCCGGTGAAGCTGCTGTTCGACAACCGCATCGTCATCAACAACCACCTCAAGCGCGCCCGGGGCGGGAAGATCTCCTTCACGCACCTGATCGGCTTCGCGATGGTGCAGGCCATCAAGGCCATGCCGTCGATGAACTGGCACTACGCGGAGAAGGACGGGAAGCCCACCCTCGTCAAGCCGCCGCACGTCAACTTCGGCCTGGCCATCGACCTGGTCAAGCCGAACGGTGACCGCCAGCTCGTCGTCGCCGGCATCAAGAAGGCCGAGACGCTGAACTTCTTCGAGTTCTGGCAGGCCTACGAGGACATCGTCCGCCGCGCCCGCGACGGCAAGCTGACGATGGACGACTTCACCGGTGTCACCGTCTCCCTGACCAACCCCGGCGGCCTCGGCACCGTGCACTCCGTGCCGCGCCTGATGCCCGGCCAGTCGGTCATCATGGGCGTCGGCTCCATGGACTACCCGGCGGAGTTCCAGGGCACCAGCCAGGACACCCTGAACAAGCTCGGCATCTCGAAGGTCATGACGCTCACGTCGACCTACGACCACCGGGTCATCCAGGGCGCCGCCTCCGGCGAGTTCCTCCGCGTCGTCGCCAACGCCCTCCTCGGCGAGAACGGCTTCTACGACGAGATCTTCGAGGCGCTGCGCATCCCCTACGAGCCGGTCCGCTGGCTCAAGGACATCGACGCCAGCCACGACGACGACGTCACCAAGGCCGCCCGCGTCTTCGAGCTGATCCACTCCTACCGGGTCCGCGGCCACGTCATGGCCGACACCGACCCGCTGGAGTACCGCCAGCGCAAGCACCCCGACCTGGACATCACCGAGCACGGCCTCACCCTGTGGGACCTGGAGCGCGAGTTCGCCGTCGGCGGCTTCGCGGGCAAGTCCCTGATGAAGCTGCGCGACATCCTGGGCGTGCTGCGCGACTCGTACTGCCGCACCACGGGCGTCGAGTTCATGCACATCCAGGACCCCAAGCAGCGCCGCTGGATCCAGGACCGCATCGAGCGCGCCCACAGCAAGCCGGAGCGCGAGGAGCAGCTGCGCATCCTGCGCCGGCTGAACGCGGCGGAGGCCTTCGAGACCTTCCTCCAGACGAAGTACGTCGGCCAGAAGCGCTTCTCCCTGGAGGGCGGCGAGTCCGTCATCCCGCTGCTGGACGCGGTCATCGACAGCGCCGCCGAGTCGCGCCTGGACGAGGTCGTCATCGGCATGGCCCACCGCGGCCGCCTCAACGTCCTCGCGAACATCGTCGGCAAGTCGTACGCGCAGATCTTCCGCGAGTTCGAGGGCAACCTCGACCCGAAGTCGATGCACGGCTCCGGCGACGTGAAGTACCACCTGGGCGCCGAGGGCACCTTCACCGGCCTGGACGGCGAGCAGATCAAGGTCTCGCTGGCCGCGAACCCCTCCCACCTGGAGACGGTCGACCCGGTCATCGAGGGCATCGCCCGCGCCAAGCAGGACATCATCAACAAGGGCGGCACGGACTTCACGGTCCTGCCGGTCGCCCTGCACGGCGACGCGGCCTTCGCGGGCCAGGGCGTCGTGGCCGAGACGCTGAACATGTCGCAGCTGCGCGGCTACCGCACCGGCGGCACGGTCCACATCGTCATCAACAACCAGGTCGGCTTCACGGCGGCTCCCGAGTCGTCGCGTTCCTCGATGTACGCCACCGACGTGGCCCGCATGATCGAGGCCCCGATCTTCCACGTGAACGGCGACGACCCCGAGGCCGTCGTGCGCGTCGCGCGTCTGGCGTTCGAGTTCCGCCAGGCGTTCAACAAGGACGTGGTGATCGACCTCATCTGCTACCGCCGCCGCGGTCACAACGAGTCGGACAACCCGGCCTTCACCCAGCCGCTGATGTACGACCTGATCGACAAGAAGCGCTCGGTGCGCAAGCTCTACACCGAGTCCCTGATCGGTCGCGGCGACATCACCCTGGAAGAGGCGGAGCAGGCGCTCCAGGACTACCAGGGCCAGCTGGAGAAGGTCTTCACGGAGGTCCGTGAGGCCGTCACCGCCCAGCCGAGCAGCGGCCCGGAGTCGGACCCGCAGGCGGAGTTCCCGGTCGCCGTGAACACGGCGATCTCCACGGAGACCGTCAAGCGGATCGCCGAGTCGCAGGTCAACATCCCGGACTACTTCCACGTCCACCCGCGTCTGCTGCCGCAGCTCCAGCGCCGGGCGACGATGGTCGAGGACGGGACGATCGACTGGGGCATGGGCGAGACGCTGGCCGTCGGCTCCCTCCTCCTCGAGGGCACCCCGGTCCGGCTCTCCGGCCAGGACTCCCAGCGCGGCACCTTCGGTCAGCGCCACGCGGTGCTCATCGACCGCGAGACGGGCGAGGAGCACACCCCGCTCCAGTACCTCGCCGAGGAGCAGGCGCGCTACAACGTCTACAACTCCCTGCTGTCCGAGTACGCGGTCATGGGCTTCGAGTACGGCTACTCGCTGGCCCGCCCCGACGCGCTCGTGATGTGGGAGGCGCAGTTCGGCGACTTCGTCAACGGCGCGCAGACGGTGGTCGACGAGTACATCTCGGCGGCCGAGCAGAAGTGGGGCCAGACGTCCGGCGTCACCCTGCTCCTCCCGCACGGCTACGAGGGCCAGGGCCCGGACCACTCCTCGGCCCGTGTCGAGCGCTTCCTCCAGCTCTGCGCCCAGAACAACATGACGGTGGCCATGCCCACGCTCCCGTCGAACTACTTCCACCTCCTGCGGTGGCAGGTGCACAACCCGCACCACAAGCCGCTGGTCGTCTTCACCCCGAAGTCGATGCTGCGCCTCAAGGCCGCCGCGTCCAAGGCGGAGGAGTTCACGAGCGGCCAGTTCCGCCCGGTCATCGGCGACACCTCGGTCGAGCCGAACGCGGTGAAGAAGGTCGTCTTCTGCGCCGGCAAGGTCTACTACGACCTCGAGGCCGAGCGGCAGAAGCGCGGGATCACCGACACGGCGATCATCCGCCTCGAGCGGCTGTACCCGCTGCCGGGTGCCGAGGTCCAGGCCGAGGTCAACAAGTACCCGAACGCCGAGAAGTACCTGTGGGTCCAGGAGGAGCCGGCCAACCAGGGTGCCTGGCCGTTCATCGCCCTGAACCTGATCGACCACCTGGACCTGGCGGTCGGCGCCGACATCCCGCACGGTGAGCGCCTGCGCCGCATCTCGCGACCGCACGG